One region of Rhodospirillaceae bacterium genomic DNA includes:
- a CDS encoding amino acid permease, with amino-acid sequence MKSTDCKTPSLKRSLSLPLIVLYGLGTTIGAGIYVLIGKVAGAAGLYAPISFLIASLLAGLSAFSFAELAGRLPFSAGEAVYVHTATGSRRLATFVGLLVVTTGLVSSAAIVHGFVGYFQEFITAPDWLIIVGIVLGLGGLAAWGIVESVTAAAIITLVEIGGLFFIIGGGINVLPEAMTHLPDFWPPFEGGAWLGIFFGSVLAFYAFIGFEDMVNVAEEVKNVRRNLPLAIVLTLGITTLLYTVIAFIAVAALPPDELAEARAPLARLFERTTGASSTPISLIAILAVLNGALIQIVMAARVLYGLAARGWITATLGRVHPVTRTPLRATGLIMVLLMALALWLPLITLAEITAIVTLIIFSLVNFSLFRLKRLQPAPDGTWTVWPWVPLLGGFACLGFILFRLIGKIAS; translated from the coding sequence TGATTGTGCTCTATGGGCTTGGCACCACCATCGGCGCAGGTATCTATGTGCTGATTGGCAAGGTGGCGGGCGCGGCTGGCCTTTATGCGCCGATTTCCTTCCTGATCGCCTCGCTGCTTGCCGGCCTTAGCGCCTTTTCCTTCGCCGAGCTTGCCGGTCGCCTGCCGTTCAGCGCCGGCGAAGCGGTTTACGTGCACACCGCCACCGGTTCGCGCAGGCTGGCCACCTTTGTCGGCCTGCTTGTCGTCACCACCGGGCTGGTTTCCAGCGCCGCCATCGTTCATGGCTTCGTCGGCTATTTTCAGGAATTCATCACCGCCCCCGACTGGCTGATCATTGTCGGGATCGTTCTTGGCCTGGGCGGCCTTGCCGCCTGGGGAATTGTCGAATCCGTAACCGCCGCCGCAATCATCACCCTGGTGGAAATCGGCGGGCTTTTTTTCATCATCGGCGGCGGCATCAACGTGCTGCCGGAAGCGATGACGCATCTGCCGGATTTTTGGCCGCCCTTCGAAGGCGGGGCCTGGCTCGGCATCTTTTTCGGATCCGTGCTCGCCTTCTATGCCTTCATCGGGTTCGAGGACATGGTGAACGTCGCCGAGGAAGTAAAGAACGTTCGCCGCAATCTGCCCCTTGCCATCGTGCTGACCCTTGGCATCACAACGCTGCTTTACACCGTCATTGCCTTCATCGCCGTCGCCGCCCTGCCGCCCGACGAACTGGCCGAAGCGCGCGCGCCACTTGCCCGCCTGTTTGAACGGACGACCGGGGCTTCTTCGACGCCAATCAGCCTCATTGCCATCCTCGCCGTCCTCAATGGTGCGCTTATCCAGATCGTCATGGCGGCGCGCGTGCTGTACGGCCTTGCCGCCCGGGGGTGGATTACTGCGACCCTTGGCCGGGTCCACCCCGTAACCCGCACGCCGTTGCGCGCGACGGGGCTCATCATGGTGCTTTTGATGGCACTGGCCCTGTGGCTGCCGCTGATTACCCTTGCCGAAATCACGGCCATCGTGACCCTCATCATTTTTTCCTTGGTGAATTTTTCGCTTTTCCGGCTCAAGCGGTTGCAGCCGGCACCGGACGGCACCTGGACGGTTTGGCCATGGGTGCCCCTTCTTGGCGGATTCGCCTGTCTCGGCTTCATCCTTTTCCGCCTGATCGGCAAAATCGCCAGTTAA